The genomic region AATCAAGCTGATAAACAGTAGAGACGTGCCCAAACTCAAACTGAGTCCGGGCAAGACTCGCTTGTGGCGAGGCCGTGTCTCGGTCGCGCTTAGATGTGTTGCCATGTATTTGCCTATTAGGGTCTTAATGAAAGAAGTTCAATGATAAAGACGCTAGTCGCTTTAGAGACAGAAAAGCCGGAGACGCAAGCGTATCCGGCTAGTTGTTATCTATTTAGATATTAGCGGCGCTGAAGTTGGTCTAGTTTACCACCATTTGCGAATAATTCTTTAGTCGCTTGTGGCCAGCCGCCAGCAATATTTTCGACGGTTAACAAATTCACTTCAGGAAACTTGTCAGCAAATTCTTTTTTCACTACGTCGTTGTGTACGCGGTAGTTGAAACCCGCTAATAAACGCTGAGACTCTTCGCTGTATAAGTAGCTTAGGTATTCACGAGACACTTCTTCTGTGCCGTTTTTCTTCGCATTTTTTTCCACTACAGCGACTGGGAATTCCGCCAAGATAGAGGTTTTTGGTACAACCACTTCGTACTTGTCTGCACCGTATTGGTTACGAATATTGTTTACTTCCGATTCGAAGGTAATCAATACATCGCCAATGCCACGCTCAACAAAAGTCGTTGTCGCGCCACGGCCACCAGTATCAAACACAGACACGTTTTTTAGGAAAGTACCTAGGAAATCATCCACTTTCGCTTCGTTGTCTTTACCGAAGGTATTTTGTGCATAACCGTAAGCCGCTAGGAAAGTGTAACGACCGTTGCCAGAGGTTTTAGGGTTTGGGAACACCAATGCCACATCATTACCAGCTAGATCGCCCCAGCTTTTGATATTTTTCGGATTGCCTTTACGAACTAGGAAGGCAATCGTTGAATAATAAGGCGAGCTGGCATTTGGGAATTCATTTTTCCAATCTGCTGGGATCATTTTGCCTTTGTCATGCAAAACTTGAACGTCAGTGACTTGGTTGAAAGTAACGACGTCTGCTGACAAGCCATTCATGATGGCGTTGGCTTGTTTTGAAGAACCTGCGTGAGACTGTTTGATCTCGATGGTTTTGCCCGTTTTCTCTAACCAATGTTTTTCAAACGTTGGGTTGTAAGTGGCAAACAACTCACGAGCGATATCGTAAGACGTGTTAAGAATTGTTTGATCCGCAGCCGACGCTTGAACGGCTCCGCTCAATAACAATGTACCAATAATAGATTTTAAAAAGCGTTGCTTAGATTTCATAGTGACCTCATCTGGGAAGCTTAATATTTCATTAAGTGAGAGGTTACTTAAAAGATTTAGTTATTACAACGGCTATAAATAAACTTTTTTGGAATATGCATAAGGCGTTTTTTGCAAAAGATATTTTTCAATTATTTAATTCTTTAAAAAATGTTTCGTTTCAATGACTGATTGCAGCCAATCCATAAATACAGTTAGGCGTTTGGTTGTTTGTCTACGTGATGAGTAGAGTAAAGACACCGGCATTGGCTCGGCTTCAAATTGAGGTAGGACAGAGATGAGTAGGCCTTTCTTGATGAGGTTTTCTGCGCCAATAGCGGGGAGTTGGGCAATGCCAAGCCCTGCTAAACAAGCATCTAAATAAGCATCTGTGCCATTAACCGCTAGGCTGCTTGGCATGGGTTGTTGTTTTACTGTGTCGCCTTCCATGTATTCAAATTGGGCGTCGAAATTACCGAGCATATGAGAATATCCAATCAGTTTATGATTGGCTAATTCTGCAAGACTCTGTGGAATACCATATTTTTTAACATAGCTTGGCGATACGCAGTTTACGCTTCGGTACAGCGTTAATGGGCGAGCGATAAGGCTACTATCTTCAAGATCACCCACCCGAATGACGCAATCAATGCCTTCTTTAATCATATCTACTCGATAATCTGCGCTGCTGATCTTTAAGCGTATGTTCGGGTATTTTTCGAGAAAGTCGGCCAAATGCGGAATGACAACCGTAGTGGCAAAGCGGCTTGGCATGTCGACTCTGAGTACACCGCGAACATCATCAGGGTTGCGTTGGAACTGGCTTCCTAGGGCATCTAGTTCGGCGAGCAGTGTTTGGCACTGTGGCAAGTAGGTCTCACCGTCTTGCGTTAAGGTGATGCTGCGCGTACTGCGATGAAAAAGCCGCGTGCCTAATTCACTTTCAAGTCCTTGTATGGCACTGGATATGCTTGATTTTGGTAAGCCAAGAGCGTCTGCTGCTTTGGTGAAGCTACCGAATTGAGCAACCAATACAAAGCGCTGCATGGCTTCAAACTTGTCCATCTCTTCTACCTTTGTTCGCTTAATACGAACAATGTTATCACTTTTATCATGTATATCGATCACAATAAATTATCTACTCTGTTCAACGTGCCCAGAGCCGATATGGTTTAAGGCTTTAAAATTCTTACAGAATAGATTGGAGTGAGTGATGAATAAATTAGCAATTATTACTGGTGCTAGCCGTGGTTTAGGAAAAAACAGTGCTTTAGCGTTAGCTGACAAAGGCATAGATGTTATTTTTACTTATCACAATAATCTTCAAGCGGCACAAGATGTGATTGAAGAGATTAAACAAAAAGGCCAAAAAGCTTTTGCTCTTCAATTGGATACACGCGATTTTGATGCCGTTCCTGAGTTCGTTAACCAGCTTCAAAATTTATTGGTCAATGAGTTTGCACGAAGCGATTTCGATTATTTGTTAAATAACGCTGGCACAGGTTTGCGTGCAAGTGTTGAAGAAACCACTTATGAAGAGCTAGAAAATATGCTGGCGATCCATGTAAAGGGGCCTTTCTTTTTAACGCAGGCATTATTACCACATATTAAAGACGGCGGTCATATTCTCAATATTTCTTCTGGTTTGGCACGTTTTAGTATGCCAGGTTCAAGTGCCTACGCGATGGCCAAAGGTGCAGTAGAAGTCATGACGCGTTATATGGCTAAAGAGTTTGCAAATCGACAAATTCGCGTAAATACCCTGGCACCTGGCGCCATCGCGACAGACTTTGGCGGTGGTAATGTGCGTGACAACCAACAAGTGAATAAAATGGTGGCATCTGTTACCGCCTTGGGGCGGGTTGGAGAGGCGGACGATATTGGTAAAGCCGTTGCCATGTTACTGAGTGAAGACAGCGGCTGGATTACGGGACAGCGTATTGAAGCGTCTGGCGGTATGTTTCTATAACTACACACTGCCTTCTTTTTCAATCACCAATATGCGCGCTTCACCAATGGGGTGCGCAACATGTTCTGTGCCAATTGCAGCATAAAAAATATCACCTATAGCCATCAATTCAACCTTCTCAACACCATCGACTCGATAGTGCATATTCACCTCGCCGTCTAACACCACAAACACTTCTTCACCATCATTGATGTGCCATTTATACGGTTGATCTGTCCAATGTAAACGCGTCGTCACGCCGTTCATATTGGCAATATCCAACGCACCCCAAGCGCGATCTGCAGTGAAGTCTTTGGCTTTGATGAATGTCATGAGTAGGCCTTTTGGACGTTGATAAATTGTTTGATAAATCAAAAGTACAAGCTAGTTAATCGTTAGACAATCGAGAAAGCGATAAAACATCACTTTGACGGTGAAAGCGACGTTTTATCAGGGAGTAGAGGGAATGTGTTGTTAGTGAACGGATAGTTCTTGATAAAAACTTGGGTTGTCTTGAATGGTTGCTAGTACTTTAGCCGCCAAACCTGTTGGGTTACGACGTCTGCTTTCCCAGCTTTTAATTGTATCCACGCTGGTGCCTAGTGCTTTGGCAAACTCCGCCTGAGAGACTTGAAGGCTATCACGAATAGACTTTACATCAGCGATCTCAAAGCGAGTGATACGGGAGGCTGTTTTACGGCCTTGGTGGATTTCTACCGCTTCTTCTAAAGAAGATTTTAATTCTTTGAAAAGAGTCATAGGGTTTCTCTAAGTAAATCTATGTGGTGTACATAGTACTCCGTTGGTTTTATTTTCCAAGCCTGAAAACTAGATAAGTTGATCTTGTTTGGCTAAATAAGGCTAGTATGAATTGCCTGAACGCGCTATTAGGCGCTACTCTTGTCTCACCTTCATTTATTCACAAGGATGTCACAGAGTGCTCACCTCTCTCATTCGTTTTGTTTTTATCAGTTTTCTATTCTCCTCCATGGCTGTCTTCTCGGCAGATAATGCATCAATTTCTACTGAGCCAAGAGCTTCACAAGTTGCTCCACAACCCATATCGAACGCCCAATTTCCCGAATGGTTGTATCGAGAACTCATGTCAATTCGCAAAGAGGTCAGTGTGCTTGATGCAACTGGAGCGTCAAAGGAGCAAATTCAAGAGTTGAAAGAACGGATTGGAAAAGTCGAAGTGAGGCTTGAAGAGTCCCAGTCACGAGTGGATGACAAGCTAGCATTACAAGGGAAGTATGTTGAAGCCATTAATGCATCGACGGATCGTTTTGGGACACTTGCGAGTATTCTTGGGCTTGTTGCATCTATTATCGCCGTAATGTTTGGTTGGATTTCAGCAGGGAAAAAGGCCAAATCAGAAGCTAAGAAACATGTTGATGATTGGTTAGAAAGCAATAAAGCTGAGTTAGATGCTCAGTTGGCTGAAGCAAAAGAAAAAGCGAAAGAAAGCTTAGAAGGGACTTTGGAAGTCGAAATAGTCTCAGCTAAAAAACAAATAGAAGAGCTAATTCGTAGCAGTAAAGGGAAAATTGAATCAGTTGAAACGCGCGTTGAGTCTATGGAAAGTGCGGTTACAGAGCGTGTCATATCCTCTATTGGGTATAACTTAGAGAAAATAACAAAAGAAGAGCGTCAAAATATAGAAAAGCATGCAGAAAATGCTTCAACAAAAGAGGAAGTTGAAAGAACGGTTGAGGATTGGAAATCATTAGCAATTGAAGCGTACTTTAATGAATCTTTTGATAGTGCATTAAGTTATATAAACAAGGCTTTATCTGGAAAAGGGTTACTTTCAGATTTAGAAAATGCAGATTCAATTTTTTTGAAAGGTGTAATTCTCGGTGAATTGAATCTACCCGAAGAAGCGATTGCGGTGTATGACGCGTTGCTGGAGCGATTCAAAGTCAGCGACGAACTGGCGCTACAGGAACAGGTAGCGAAAGCACTGGTAAACAAAGCCATTACGTTAGGCCAATTGAATCGTTCAGAAGAAGCGATTGCGGTGTATGACGCGTTGCTGGAACGATTCAAAGACAGCGACGAACTGGCGCTACAGGAACAGGTAGCGAAAGCACTGGTAAACAAAGCCATTACGTTAGGCCAATTGAATCGTTCAGAAGAAGCGATTGCGGTGTATGACGCCTTGCTGGAACGATTCAAAGACAGCGACGAACTGGCGCGACAGGAACAGGTAGCGACAGCACTGGTAAACAAAGCCATTACATTAGGCCAATTGAATCGTTCAGAAGAAGCGATTGCGGTGTATGACGCCTTGCTGGAACGATTCAAAGACAGCGACGAACTGGCGCGACAGGAACAGGTAGCGAAAGCACTGGTAAACAAAGGTGCTATGTTAGGTCAATTGGATCGTTCAGAAGAAGCGATTGCGGTGTATGACGCCTTGCTGGAACGATTCAAAGACAGCGATGAACTGGCGCTACAGGAACAGGTAGCGAAAGCACTGGTAAACAAAGCCATTACGTTAGGCCAATTGAATCGTTCAGAAGAAGCGATTACGGTGTATGACGCGTTGCTTGAACGATTCAAAGACAGCGACGAACTGGCGCTACAGGAACAGGTAGCGAAAGCACTGGTAAACAAAGCCATTACGTTAGGCCAATTGAATCGTTCAGAAGAAGCGATTGCGGTGTATGACGCGTTGCTGGAACGATTCAAAGACAGCGATGAACTGGCGCTACAGGAACAGGTAGCGAAAGCACTGGTAAACAAAGCCATTACGTTAGGCCAATTGAATCGTTCAGAAGAAGCGATTACGGTGTATGACGCGTTGCTTGAACGATTCAAAGACAGCGACGAACTGGCGCTACAGGAACAGGTAGCGAAAGCACTGGTAAACAAAGCCATTACGTTAGGCCAATTGAATCGTTCAGAAGAAGCGATTGCGGTGTATGACGCGTTGCTGGAACGATTCAAAGACAGCGATGAACTGGCGCTACAGGAACAGGTAGCGAAAGCACTGGTAAATAAAGGGATTACTTTAGGCCGATTGAATCGTTCAGAAGAAGCGATTGCGGTGTATGACGCGTTGCTAGAGCGATTCAAAGATAATGAAGAAGCCGTTATACAAAGACAAGTAGTGACTGCTTTATCTAATAAAGCTGAGCTGGTATTTCTGGTCAATGACAAAGAGCAATCGGTCAAAGCTATTCAGGAAGCCATTATTTTTATGAAAGAGGGCTATAAACAGCATAGATCAGTGATGGAAATACTGTACTGCATTATTGATGAATCGGCAGTTAGTGATGTGCTCAGCAAGATTGAAGATATCCCTGAAAGCGAAGCTATAGGATGGGGCTTTAACGAAATTCGCCCTGTTATTGAAAACTTAGAGTCTCCTCGCAAAGAACAAGCCGAAGCCTTTGCGCGTTTTTTCGAAGATCATCATGACAAAGCTAAACTAAAAGAAGAGTTAGATCAGATTTCTAATACTTGATTTAAGTATTATGCGATATCTTCTTCGTTGTTAAGTTAAGCTCAAAACCACAAGCATGGGCATATTTTAATAATGTTGCCCAGCTCGGGTTGGCGTTGCCGCGTTCTAATCTACTGATGTTGCTTTTTTGAGTATGCATGCGTTTTGCCAGCTGTTCTTGAGTTAATCCCGCTTGGGCTCGCATAGAAAGCAATTGATCAATGAACTCGAATTCATTTTCAAGTCGTTCATATTCCATACGAACTTCTGTGTTAGCCAATGCCTGTTGTTTTAAGTGTTGTAGACTCATCAACTCCCCCTATCTTGTTATCTTAAATGATAACCTCTCTTTTGATTTTTTCACTCTATGCAGTTGCTTTAAAAAACAAAAAATATTACTGTACTAGTACGCGAATACATAACTGTTTATCAAATAGAAGTGCCTATGAAAGATTTGGTCCAGTTTTTAACCGAAGCCGGTGATGATGCGGTGTTGGAGAAGCGCTTAAAAGCCTTGCTAACACCAAAAGAAATCAACGAGATGCAGCACAGATTACAAATTTTATCTCTGTTGGAGCAAGGCGTTCCTCAGCGAGACATTGCGAAACAATTGGGTGTGGGTATTGCCACTGTGACCCGTGGTTCCCGAGCATTGAAGGAATTAAAAGAAATATGAGTTCATACAATAAAAAGCCGCAGCGCATCACGCTGCCGCGTAAGCCTAAGTACGTCACCATCAGTTCTGCCTGTGATTTTTTTGACTTGTTCAAGAAGGTCGAGAAGCGTTTTGATAACTGTTTTATGTTGGAATCCCTTGGTGAAGAGAGCTTTATTTCCCGCCATTCGATTATTGGCTTTGATCCTGAAAAATTGATCTGGGCCGAAGGCAAGCAGCTGTTTATCCAAGAGCGTGACGGCAGCACGGAATCTTATGAATCCGACAATCCGTATTACTTACTGCGCGATATCGTGCCGCAGAATATTTTGTCCCGCGGTTTTGCTGGTGGTTTAACGGGTTATATCGGTTACGACAGCATGAACTATTTCGAGCCGACCTTGGATCTGCAATCGAGCGAAATGTTCGATGCCTTCCGTTTTGGTTTGTACAAAGATGGTCTGATTTTGGACAAGATGACAGGCGAAGTTTTTTACTTCTACTATGAAGACGAGTCTGGTGATGCAAACCGTGTGGACTTGGTGAACGCCATGATGGCGGAACCAACGCCAGAAAATGGCCCATTTGTGGTGACGCCTGCGGGCGAGTCCATGAGTAAGAGCGATCATGCGGATGCGGTTGCCAAGGTGAAGCAAGACATCATAGAAGGTAAGATCTTCCAGTGCGAAGTGGGCTTCAAAAAATGGTTCGACATGGAAGGCGACACCATCAATTTGTACGAGCAATTGCGTGAAGTGAACCCATCGCCGCAAATGTATTACATCAAGTTTGGTGAGCAAAAAGTCATTGGCGCGAGCCCAGAGTTGTTGTTCCGAGTGCGCCAAGGGGAAATGGAAACCTTCCCATTAGCAGGAACGGCGAAGCGTGGTAAAGACGCCGCTGAAGATACGGCGTTTGCTCGTGCTTTGTTGAACGATCCGAAAGAAATTGCTGAGCACAATATGATTGTCGATCTGCATCGTAACGACATTGGCCGCGTTGCGCGATTCGGTACGGTAAAAGTGCGCAGCTTGATGGATATCAAACGTTTCAGTCACGTTCAGCATATTTCCAGTGAAATTGTCGGCATCATGGCGGAAGAGCACGATATGTTCTCTGCTTTGGCAAGTAACTTCCCAGCGGGAACTTTGACGGGCGCACCGAAAATTGAAGCGATGAAAATCATCGATGATTTGGAAAACGACGGTCGTGGTCCTTACGGCGGTGCGGTGGGTCAGTTCTCTTTCAATGGCGATTGTATGTTTGCGATTCCAATTCGTACTGTGTTTGCCAAGGGTAATAAGGCCTACGTGCAAACTTGTGGCGGTAACGTGTATGACTCCAATGCCGAAGACGAATACGAAGAAATTCAACGCAAATTTGCTGGCACTAAACGTGTGCTAGACAGCTTCGCGCCAAAAGCTAATCAGGAGTAAGGGAAGCATGAAAGTTTATATTATCGACAACTACGATTCCTTCACTTACAACCTGTATCAGTTTATTGGTGAAGTATTAGAAACCGAAAAAAGCCGTGGTGAAATCGACGCTTTTGAGGTGATTGTCAAGCGTAACGATGAAGTGACGTTGGATGACATTCGTGCCGCCGCGCCAGATCGTATTATCATTTCCCCCGGCCCAGGTTCACCAGACGACAAGGCTTACTTTGGTGTGTGTGCTGACGTGATTCTGGAATTCGGCAAAACCATTCCATTAATGGGCGTTTGCTTGGGTATGCAGGGTATTTGTCATGTATTTGGCGGCAAGGTAGTCAAAGCGCCATTGCCAATGCACGGTAAAACCAGCCCGATTACCCACAACGGCGAAGGTATTTTTCATGACATTCCAGATCAACTAGAAGTCATGCGTTATCACTCATTAATCGCCGAAGCAGAAAGCTTCCCAGATGTGTTGGAAGTAACGGCTTCTGTTGGTGAGTTAAAAGCAGCGGACTTCAAAGACATTACCACGATTCATAAAGGTGGTAAGTTTGAACTGATGGGTGTTCGACACAAAGAATACCCAATCCAAGGCATTCAATTTCACCCAGAATCTTTCGCAACAGAAGGCGGAAAAGACCTGATCAAAAACTTCTTGTTTCAGGTTTGATGGGTTCGAAAAGACTCGACTCTTGAAGTAATAGAAAAGCAGTGCTCAGTGATGGGTGCTGTTTTTTTGTTTAAATTATAGTCTTAAGGCTATAATTTATTAAAATGGCTAACTTATAAAAGTCGAGGTGAGTAATGGCTAGAACGCTTGATAAGTTAATTTCAGATCAGAAGCCTGAAATAGAAAAAAATGCCCGTAAAAAGGCGGAAGATATGGTGCTTGGCATTCATCTCGCCCAGTTGCGTGAACGTATGCAAATCACTCAAGAAGATATGGCAAACACGCTAGGTGTGAAGCAGCCAACGATTGCAGGTATGGAGCGCAAAGGTCGAGATGTCAAATTATCTACTTTGAAGCGCTATGTTGAAGGCGCTGGTGGCAAATTAACCGTGGATGTTGAATTGCCAGATGGCAGCCATTATGGGTTTAATTTATAAGGCAGTGTAACTATAAGTTCTTATTCCTAGCACGAACTTTTGCCTTAAAATCTTCCATCTGAGCGTTGGCTTCTTCGTTTGACACAAATACAGCAAGGCCGTTTTCCATGCGATCGAAAGCGGCGTTTATTTGCTGTATCAACCAAGTATCGTGAGATATTAGGTCATCTCTCTTATCCGCTTCAAATGTCATTTTAGATGCCATTGCTTACTCCTTAATCCATTGCCAAGTGCGTCCGAGCCATTCGTAAAAAGCGCGTTGGCTTTTGTAGTTGGCCGTGGCGTCGATTTGCCAGTCGCTTTTTTCTGACCCTAAATACAGAGCCGGTGCGGGAATAATGTTGATGCCGGCTTTTTCGAAGAAGATAGACGCACGTTTTAGATGTGACGCTTCGGTGACTAGCGCGGCTCGTTTTCCTTCTAGGTAGGGTTTCATGCTGTTGGCTTCCTCTTCTGTGTCTTTGGCAAGAGGGAAGGCTCTAATTCTATTGGGTTGTACGCCTAGTTCTATGGCTGCTCTGCGCATGACTTTTGCGTGCGCTTCGGTCATTTCACCCGAATAACCGGAAACAAATAACTGGGCGTTTGGATTGGCTTTTAGGATGCGCAAACCTTCTTCGAGGCGGAATAGGGCACTGTTGCCTAGCGCCATTACTGTTGGGGTATTACTTAAATCTTTGTGGCCACTGCCAAGCACGATAACCACATCCACGGGTTGCTCAATATCAAATACAGAATAGTCGTGTTCTACCGTTGCAATGAGTTTATTAGCAACAGGATTCCAGCTAGTTAATCCCAACATTAAGATGCCGCATAACAAGAAAAACTTGGCGACCTTAGGTCGTTTTTTTATCAGCAAGAACGCGAGGCACATAGCCAGCAAAGAGAGAGGAATTGGCATAAGCATCATGCCTATGATTTTCTTAAGGTAAAAAAGAACAATGCCCACAGAGCTATCTCTTTAATTATGTCGTTTTAGAATGCTGAGATGATAAAGGAGTCTGCTTTTCCCTCAAAGAAATCTATTAAATTTTGTTTTTCAGATTGTTTTGTCGGTATTATTTTGACTTTAAGTTTTTAACGTTAAGGATGCGTCATGTTTTCCATTCGCCCTGCCGATTTTCCACAAGACAATGATTGTGTGTTAGCTATCTTTCGTGAGTATATTTCGTCGGCACCAGTAAGCTTGGACTACCAATTGAATGAGCAAGAGTTTGTTGCTCTGGATGGTAAATACTCGCTTCCCAATGGCGTGGTGTTACTTATCTGGAAAGATAATAAAGTGGTTGGCTGTGGCGCCTTTCGTCGAGTTGATGCTGCTGTTTGTGAAATGAAGCGAGTCTATGTTCGCCCAACAGAACGCGGCCATCAATTAGGCGAGAAGCTAGTCATTGCACTAATGTCTTGTGCGAAGAAAAATGGTTATCAACGTATGTGTTTGGATGTCTTGGCGGATTTTGACACCGCAAGACGTTTGTATGTTCGTTTGGGTTTTGAGCCTTGTGATCCAGTCAGTTACAACCCAATTCCGGGGACGCACTTTTTAGGATGTGATTTGTAACTTGT from Marinomonas rhizomae harbors:
- a CDS encoding GNAT family N-acetyltransferase: MFSIRPADFPQDNDCVLAIFREYISSAPVSLDYQLNEQEFVALDGKYSLPNGVVLLIWKDNKVVGCGAFRRVDAAVCEMKRVYVRPTERGHQLGEKLVIALMSCAKKNGYQRMCLDVLADFDTARRLYVRLGFEPCDPVSYNPIPGTHFLGCDL
- a CDS encoding Trp family transcriptional regulator, encoding MKDLVQFLTEAGDDAVLEKRLKALLTPKEINEMQHRLQILSLLEQGVPQRDIAKQLGVGIATVTRGSRALKELKEI
- a CDS encoding SDR family NAD(P)-dependent oxidoreductase, with protein sequence MNKLAIITGASRGLGKNSALALADKGIDVIFTYHNNLQAAQDVIEEIKQKGQKAFALQLDTRDFDAVPEFVNQLQNLLVNEFARSDFDYLLNNAGTGLRASVEETTYEELENMLAIHVKGPFFLTQALLPHIKDGGHILNISSGLARFSMPGSSAYAMAKGAVEVMTRYMAKEFANRQIRVNTLAPGAIATDFGGGNVRDNQQVNKMVASVTALGRVGEADDIGKAVAMLLSEDSGWITGQRIEASGGMFL
- a CDS encoding helix-turn-helix domain-containing protein, giving the protein MARTLDKLISDQKPEIEKNARKKAEDMVLGIHLAQLRERMQITQEDMANTLGVKQPTIAGMERKGRDVKLSTLKRYVEGAGGKLTVDVELPDGSHYGFNL
- the cysP gene encoding thiosulfate ABC transporter substrate-binding protein CysP encodes the protein MKSKQRFLKSIIGTLLLSGAVQASAADQTILNTSYDIARELFATYNPTFEKHWLEKTGKTIEIKQSHAGSSKQANAIMNGLSADVVTFNQVTDVQVLHDKGKMIPADWKNEFPNASSPYYSTIAFLVRKGNPKNIKSWGDLAGNDVALVFPNPKTSGNGRYTFLAAYGYAQNTFGKDNEAKVDDFLGTFLKNVSVFDTGGRGATTTFVERGIGDVLITFESEVNNIRNQYGADKYEVVVPKTSILAEFPVAVVEKNAKKNGTEEVSREYLSYLYSEESQRLLAGFNYRVHNDVVKKEFADKFPEVNLLTVENIAGGWPQATKELFANGGKLDQLQRR
- a CDS encoding cupin domain-containing protein; this encodes MTFIKAKDFTADRAWGALDIANMNGVTTRLHWTDQPYKWHINDGEEVFVVLDGEVNMHYRVDGVEKVELMAIGDIFYAAIGTEHVAHPIGEARILVIEKEGSV
- a CDS encoding helix-turn-helix domain-containing protein, whose translation is MSLQHLKQQALANTEVRMEYERLENEFEFIDQLLSMRAQAGLTQEQLAKRMHTQKSNISRLERGNANPSWATLLKYAHACGFELNLTTKKISHNT
- the nadS gene encoding NadS family protein, which codes for MTLFKELKSSLEEAVEIHQGRKTASRITRFEIADVKSIRDSLQVSQAEFAKALGTSVDTIKSWESRRRNPTGLAAKVLATIQDNPSFYQELSVH
- a CDS encoding tetratricopeptide repeat protein; translation: MLTSLIRFVFISFLFSSMAVFSADNASISTEPRASQVAPQPISNAQFPEWLYRELMSIRKEVSVLDATGASKEQIQELKERIGKVEVRLEESQSRVDDKLALQGKYVEAINASTDRFGTLASILGLVASIIAVMFGWISAGKKAKSEAKKHVDDWLESNKAELDAQLAEAKEKAKESLEGTLEVEIVSAKKQIEELIRSSKGKIESVETRVESMESAVTERVISSIGYNLEKITKEERQNIEKHAENASTKEEVERTVEDWKSLAIEAYFNESFDSALSYINKALSGKGLLSDLENADSIFLKGVILGELNLPEEAIAVYDALLERFKVSDELALQEQVAKALVNKAITLGQLNRSEEAIAVYDALLERFKDSDELALQEQVAKALVNKAITLGQLNRSEEAIAVYDALLERFKDSDELARQEQVATALVNKAITLGQLNRSEEAIAVYDALLERFKDSDELARQEQVAKALVNKGAMLGQLDRSEEAIAVYDALLERFKDSDELALQEQVAKALVNKAITLGQLNRSEEAITVYDALLERFKDSDELALQEQVAKALVNKAITLGQLNRSEEAIAVYDALLERFKDSDELALQEQVAKALVNKAITLGQLNRSEEAITVYDALLERFKDSDELALQEQVAKALVNKAITLGQLNRSEEAIAVYDALLERFKDSDELALQEQVAKALVNKGITLGRLNRSEEAIAVYDALLERFKDNEEAVIQRQVVTALSNKAELVFLVNDKEQSVKAIQEAIIFMKEGYKQHRSVMEILYCIIDESAVSDVLSKIEDIPESEAIGWGFNEIRPVIENLESPRKEQAEAFARFFEDHHDKAKLKEELDQISNT
- a CDS encoding ElyC/SanA/YdcF family protein, whose product is MGIVLFYLKKIIGMMLMPIPLSLLAMCLAFLLIKKRPKVAKFFLLCGILMLGLTSWNPVANKLIATVEHDYSVFDIEQPVDVVIVLGSGHKDLSNTPTVMALGNSALFRLEEGLRILKANPNAQLFVSGYSGEMTEAHAKVMRRAAIELGVQPNRIRAFPLAKDTEEEANSMKPYLEGKRAALVTEASHLKRASIFFEKAGINIIPAPALYLGSEKSDWQIDATANYKSQRAFYEWLGRTWQWIKE
- a CDS encoding LysR family transcriptional regulator, with translation MIDIHDKSDNIVRIKRTKVEEMDKFEAMQRFVLVAQFGSFTKAADALGLPKSSISSAIQGLESELGTRLFHRSTRSITLTQDGETYLPQCQTLLAELDALGSQFQRNPDDVRGVLRVDMPSRFATTVVIPHLADFLEKYPNIRLKISSADYRVDMIKEGIDCVIRVGDLEDSSLIARPLTLYRSVNCVSPSYVKKYGIPQSLAELANHKLIGYSHMLGNFDAQFEYMEGDTVKQQPMPSSLAVNGTDAYLDACLAGLGIAQLPAIGAENLIKKGLLISVLPQFEAEPMPVSLLYSSRRQTTKRLTVFMDWLQSVIETKHFLKN
- a CDS encoding anthranilate synthase component I family protein, translating into MSSYNKKPQRITLPRKPKYVTISSACDFFDLFKKVEKRFDNCFMLESLGEESFISRHSIIGFDPEKLIWAEGKQLFIQERDGSTESYESDNPYYLLRDIVPQNILSRGFAGGLTGYIGYDSMNYFEPTLDLQSSEMFDAFRFGLYKDGLILDKMTGEVFYFYYEDESGDANRVDLVNAMMAEPTPENGPFVVTPAGESMSKSDHADAVAKVKQDIIEGKIFQCEVGFKKWFDMEGDTINLYEQLREVNPSPQMYYIKFGEQKVIGASPELLFRVRQGEMETFPLAGTAKRGKDAAEDTAFARALLNDPKEIAEHNMIVDLHRNDIGRVARFGTVKVRSLMDIKRFSHVQHISSEIVGIMAEEHDMFSALASNFPAGTLTGAPKIEAMKIIDDLENDGRGPYGGAVGQFSFNGDCMFAIPIRTVFAKGNKAYVQTCGGNVYDSNAEDEYEEIQRKFAGTKRVLDSFAPKANQE
- a CDS encoding anthranilate synthase component II — encoded protein: MKVYIIDNYDSFTYNLYQFIGEVLETEKSRGEIDAFEVIVKRNDEVTLDDIRAAAPDRIIISPGPGSPDDKAYFGVCADVILEFGKTIPLMGVCLGMQGICHVFGGKVVKAPLPMHGKTSPITHNGEGIFHDIPDQLEVMRYHSLIAEAESFPDVLEVTASVGELKAADFKDITTIHKGGKFELMGVRHKEYPIQGIQFHPESFATEGGKDLIKNFLFQV